Proteins from one Procambarus clarkii isolate CNS0578487 chromosome 40, FALCON_Pclarkii_2.0, whole genome shotgun sequence genomic window:
- the LOC123758045 gene encoding uncharacterized lipoprotein SSP0535-like, whose amino-acid sequence MKDGSECVMDGSVKDDSESVKDGSVKDGSVKDDSESVKDGSVKDGSESVKDGSVKDGSVKDGSVKDDNESVKDGSVKDGSESVKDGSVKDGSESVKDGGESVKNGSESVKDGSESVKDGSESVKDGSESVKDGNESVKDGNESVKDGGESVKDGNESVKDGGESVKDGSV is encoded by the coding sequence ATGaaggatggtagtgagtgtgtgaTGGATGGTAGTGTGAAGGATGATAGTGAGAGTGTGAAGGATGGTAGTGTGAAGGATGGTAGTGTGAAGGATGATAGTGAGAGTGTGAAAGATGGTAGTGTGAAGGATGGTAGTGAGAGTGTGAAGGATGGTAGTGTGAAGGATGGTAGTGTGAAGGATGGTAGTGTGAAGGATGATAATGAGAGTGTGAAAGATGGTAGTGTGAAGGATGGTAGTGAGAGTGTGAAGGATGGTAGTGTGAAGGATGGTAGTGAGAGTGTGAAGGATGGTGGTGAGAGTGTGAAGAATGGTAGTGAGAGTGTGAAGGATGGTAGTGAGAGTGTGAAGGATGGTAGTGAGAGTGTGAAGGATGGTAGTGAGAGTGTGAAGGATGGTAATGAGAGTGTGAAGGATGGTAATGAGAGTGTGAAGGATGGTGGTGAGAGTGTGAAGGATGGTAATGAGAGTGTGAAGGATGGTGGTGAGAGTGTGAAggatggtagtgtgtga